One window of Bacillus alkalicellulosilyticus genomic DNA carries:
- a CDS encoding YigZ family protein produces the protein MLTTYFTVKGYGENEINIQKSRFISYINRAENEADAQDFIEKIKKQHWNANHNCSAYLIGEKDEIQKANDDGEPSGTAGVPILEVLKKRKLKDTVVVITRYFGGIKLGAGGLIRAYGSATSEGLHAVGIVQRKLVQVMKTKIDYHWLGKVENALRQSTYPIKSIQYLEQVEIETYVVFEETERFIEWMTNETNAQGNITKGHTDYLEELV, from the coding sequence ATGCTAACGACCTATTTTACAGTAAAAGGATATGGTGAGAACGAGATCAACATTCAAAAATCACGATTTATTTCCTATATAAATAGAGCAGAAAATGAAGCAGATGCACAAGACTTTATTGAAAAAATAAAAAAACAACATTGGAATGCTAATCATAACTGTTCTGCATATCTTATTGGAGAGAAGGATGAAATTCAAAAAGCTAATGATGATGGAGAACCAAGCGGAACAGCAGGCGTACCCATTTTAGAGGTTTTAAAGAAAAGGAAACTCAAAGATACGGTCGTTGTCATTACTCGCTATTTTGGCGGAATTAAATTAGGAGCTGGTGGATTAATTCGAGCTTACGGATCTGCTACTAGCGAGGGGTTACACGCTGTTGGCATTGTTCAAAGAAAATTAGTACAAGTGATGAAAACAAAAATCGATTATCACTGGCTCGGAAAAGTAGAGAACGCGTTGCGACAATCAACATATCCCATAAAGTCAATTCAATATTTGGAACAAGTGGAAATAGAAACTTACGTTGTTTTTGAAGAAACCGAACGTTTTATAGAATGGATGACTAACGAAACAAACGCTCAAGGAAACATTACAAAGGGACATACCGATTACTTAGAAGAATTAGTATAG
- a CDS encoding SDR family NAD(P)-dependent oxidoreductase, with the protein MDTILVTGGAGFIGSHVVDQLVEFGKQVIIVDNLSSGKKEQINSSENVTFYQLDIRDSQLADVFARYPEIDGVVHLAAQSKVSPSVEDPNFDASININGTINVLDLARKHGVTHFVYASSAAVYGQTPDLPIVENSPVSPLSPYGVSKLSGEEYVKAYGRLYQMSVYALRFANVFGPRQSAATEAGVITIFIEQLLNQQQPTIQGDGQQTRDFVYVEDVARAVVACLQAPPSSDGSAVYNVSTCEEVSIEQLLRELCRILEIDYDPHYAAERIGDIKYSYLSNQKIMEQFNLHPQTPFREGLQKTVGYYQKK; encoded by the coding sequence ATGGACACTATTCTTGTAACCGGGGGAGCAGGGTTTATTGGCTCCCATGTCGTTGATCAGCTTGTTGAGTTTGGCAAACAGGTAATAATCGTAGATAATCTAAGCTCTGGTAAAAAAGAGCAAATCAATTCAAGCGAGAACGTAACATTTTATCAACTTGATATTAGAGACTCACAACTTGCCGATGTGTTTGCAAGATATCCAGAAATAGACGGAGTCGTTCATTTAGCTGCTCAAAGTAAGGTATCTCCTTCCGTCGAGGACCCAAATTTTGATGCTAGTATTAACATTAACGGAACAATAAATGTTTTAGATTTAGCTAGGAAACATGGAGTAACTCATTTTGTGTATGCCTCTTCCGCAGCGGTATATGGACAAACACCAGACCTTCCTATTGTTGAAAACAGTCCTGTTTCACCATTGTCGCCGTATGGCGTTTCCAAACTCTCAGGAGAAGAATATGTCAAAGCATACGGTCGCTTGTACCAAATGTCAGTTTATGCGTTACGGTTTGCTAATGTATTCGGTCCACGCCAAAGTGCGGCAACGGAAGCCGGAGTCATTACAATTTTTATTGAACAACTACTAAATCAGCAACAGCCAACGATTCAGGGCGACGGTCAACAAACGAGAGACTTTGTGTATGTGGAAGATGTTGCAAGGGCCGTTGTCGCTTGTTTGCAGGCACCTCCATCGTCTGATGGTAGTGCTGTATACAATGTGAGTACATGTGAGGAGGTCAGCATCGAACAGTTGTTACGAGAGCTCTGTCGAATCTTAGAAATCGATTATGACCCTCATTATGCAGCGGAGAGAATCGGCGATATTAAATACAGTTATCTTTCCAATCAAAAAATCATGGAGCAGTTTAATTTGCATCCACAGACTCCTTTTAGAGAGGGACTTCAAAAAACAGTTGGATATTACCAAAAGAAATAA
- a CDS encoding glycosyltransferase family 4 protein produces MVLDFIVAFCIAFSISLLLTPAVIKFAKHFKFMDKPNQRNVHITPIPRLGGVSIIVGAAIGFIYLSPQSDYISHIIAGALVIIVTGIVDDKYSLDAKIKLVLQLVAATIVVSSGLIIQSIHFPYIGDIQLGVFSYAITIIWIVAITNAINLIDGLDGLAGGVAIIALTTIVIMGIIDPANHAVVIGMSVILIGSTLAFLLFNFHPAMIFMGDTGALFLGYCIAIISILGLFKSVTLFSFVIPVIILAVPIFDTVFAIIRRILNQQKISTPDKGHLHHCLLEMGYSHRQTVFIVYGYSCFFGICAILFTNTALWTSLVFIVVMLLMIELYAEFIGLIGQRKPVTNAIKRMYTLREGLRK; encoded by the coding sequence ATGGTACTTGATTTTATAGTTGCATTTTGCATTGCATTCTCAATTTCTCTTTTGCTTACACCGGCTGTTATCAAATTTGCAAAACACTTTAAATTTATGGACAAGCCGAACCAACGAAATGTGCATATCACTCCAATCCCAAGATTAGGCGGGGTTTCAATTATCGTTGGGGCTGCAATCGGTTTTATATATCTTTCTCCTCAGAGTGATTATATATCACATATTATTGCTGGGGCACTCGTTATTATTGTTACTGGGATTGTCGATGATAAATACAGTCTAGACGCAAAAATAAAGCTGGTGTTGCAACTTGTCGCCGCAACCATTGTAGTATCATCTGGCTTAATTATTCAATCGATTCATTTTCCGTATATTGGTGATATTCAGTTAGGAGTATTTAGTTATGCGATTACAATAATATGGATCGTTGCGATAACAAACGCAATAAACTTAATTGATGGTTTAGATGGACTTGCAGGAGGAGTCGCAATTATCGCACTTACGACAATCGTTATAATGGGTATCATTGACCCAGCAAATCATGCTGTTGTCATTGGTATGTCAGTTATCCTTATCGGCAGTACGTTAGCATTTCTTCTGTTTAATTTTCATCCAGCTATGATTTTTATGGGAGACACAGGAGCGTTATTTTTAGGTTATTGCATTGCCATTATTTCAATTTTAGGGTTATTCAAAAGTGTCACGCTCTTTAGTTTTGTCATTCCTGTCATTATATTAGCGGTCCCCATATTCGATACGGTTTTTGCCATCATTCGAAGAATTCTTAATCAACAAAAGATCTCAACACCTGATAAAGGGCATCTCCATCATTGTTTGCTTGAAATGGGCTACAGTCATAGACAAACTGTATTTATTGTTTATGGGTACAGTTGCTTCTTTGGAATATGTGCCATCCTATTTACCAACACGGCGCTATGGACGTCATTAGTATTCATCGTGGTCATGCTTCTTATGATTGAATTGTATGCTGAATTTATTGGTTTAATTGGACAAAGAAAGCCTGTCACGAATGCGATAAAACGGATGTATACGCTTAGGGAAGGCTTGCGCAAATAA
- a CDS encoding sugar transferase — protein sequence MPNISELRNYKFIIILIDILCILGSYVAAFMLRYSDIPAKNWESFISLIPWILLIGLFFISVYELYALDRKHTLWDIFVKIVIAVIFMSFLTMAASYLFREFAMPRSVILIAMFFMIGSMFISKILYLKLTRRNVVGRILVIGDDENTNRMISKIKHPMLKGTKVTHILPTTSMERICQHILVVDYVVLCPKVGKARKSQIIYHAMDYNKQVYIIPSLYELLLQRANVTPMDDTLMMSVKPFGLTWDQVVLKRVFDFVSSTVITVCISPLLLVVAILVKFDDPKGNIIYKQERYGKNNKPFTIYKFRSMVVGAESKTGPVLATENDARITKVGKFLRATRLDELPQLFNVIKGDMSLVGPRPERGFFIKQLSKEFYHYGHRNTVQPGITGYAQIMGKYSTEVDDKLRFDLYYIRNYTFWMDIVILLKTFLVIFDKSKAEGAEVKSDDNTSKDNQNQDVTLKI from the coding sequence ATGCCGAATATAAGTGAATTACGAAACTATAAGTTTATTATTATATTAATTGATATACTTTGTATTTTAGGGTCATATGTAGCTGCATTTATGCTTAGATATAGTGATATTCCTGCGAAAAACTGGGAATCATTTATTTCCTTAATTCCATGGATCTTATTAATTGGATTGTTTTTTATCTCCGTATATGAGTTATATGCCCTAGATAGAAAACATACGTTATGGGATATTTTTGTGAAAATTGTGATTGCTGTTATTTTCATGTCGTTCTTAACGATGGCAGCGTCTTATTTATTCCGTGAATTTGCAATGCCTCGTTCTGTTATTTTAATTGCCATGTTCTTTATGATTGGTTCGATGTTCATCTCGAAAATTTTATATTTAAAGTTGACGAGAAGAAATGTAGTGGGCCGAATTTTAGTAATTGGCGACGATGAAAATACGAATCGAATGATTTCTAAAATAAAGCATCCAATGTTAAAAGGAACGAAGGTCACTCATATTCTGCCGACAACTTCAATGGAGAGAATTTGTCAGCACATTTTGGTAGTCGATTATGTTGTGCTATGCCCTAAAGTTGGGAAGGCAAGGAAGTCTCAAATTATTTACCATGCGATGGATTACAATAAGCAAGTATATATCATTCCTAGTTTATATGAACTATTGTTACAGCGTGCCAATGTAACACCGATGGACGATACACTAATGATGTCAGTGAAACCATTTGGGCTAACGTGGGACCAAGTGGTCTTAAAAAGAGTCTTTGATTTTGTATCGTCAACAGTGATTACGGTATGTATTTCTCCACTATTATTGGTAGTTGCAATTTTAGTAAAGTTTGATGACCCTAAAGGAAACATCATTTATAAACAAGAGCGCTACGGTAAGAACAATAAGCCGTTTACCATTTATAAATTTCGTTCTATGGTTGTAGGGGCAGAAAGTAAGACAGGTCCGGTATTAGCTACAGAGAATGATGCTCGAATCACGAAGGTTGGTAAATTTCTACGTGCTACAAGATTGGATGAGCTTCCACAGCTTTTTAACGTCATCAAAGGTGATATGTCATTAGTCGGTCCTAGACCAGAGCGTGGTTTCTTTATCAAACAATTGTCCAAAGAGTTTTATCATTATGGTCACCGTAATACGGTTCAGCCAGGGATTACAGGATATGCTCAAATCATGGGGAAATACAGCACAGAAGTAGATGACAAGCTTCGTTTTGATTTGTATTACATTCGTAATTACACGTTTTGGATGGACATTGTCATTTTACTAAAAACATTCTTAGTTATCTTTGATAAATCAAAAGCTGAGGGTGCTGAGGTAAAAAGTGATGATAATACAAGCAAGGACAATCAGAATCAAGATGTAACGTTGAAAATCTAA
- the galU gene encoding UTP--glucose-1-phosphate uridylyltransferase GalU, with protein sequence MQVKKAIIPAAGLGTRFLPATKAQPKEMLPIVDKPTIQYIIEEAIASGIEDIIVVTGRGKRAIEDHFDKSYELEETLEKKNKTKLLEEVQAISSMTNIHYIRQKEANGLGHAIWCARKFIGNEPFAVLLGDDIVQADKPCLKQLIDVYDRYHSSVIGVQEVAPEDVSKYGVIGPRGSNIEENVIQAETFVEKPSIEEAPSNYAIMGRYVLRPEIFDILENLPPGAGNEIQLTDAIKVLNESQAVLGYNFDGKRYDVGDKLGFIKATMDFALQRDDLSDDVAQYIKEAYEKLVSMNKIGV encoded by the coding sequence ATGCAAGTGAAAAAAGCTATTATCCCTGCTGCAGGTTTAGGAACTAGATTTCTTCCAGCAACGAAAGCACAACCTAAAGAAATGTTGCCAATAGTCGATAAACCAACAATTCAATATATTATAGAGGAAGCTATAGCTTCTGGTATAGAGGATATTATCGTTGTAACAGGAAGAGGAAAGAGAGCAATTGAAGACCATTTTGATAAATCTTATGAGTTAGAAGAAACACTGGAAAAGAAAAATAAAACCAAATTACTTGAAGAAGTACAAGCCATTTCAAGTATGACAAACATACACTATATTCGACAAAAAGAAGCAAATGGTTTAGGGCATGCGATTTGGTGTGCTCGAAAGTTTATTGGAAATGAACCTTTTGCTGTATTGCTCGGTGACGATATTGTTCAAGCTGATAAACCATGTTTAAAACAGTTAATAGATGTATATGACCGGTATCATTCATCAGTTATCGGTGTCCAAGAAGTTGCGCCAGAGGATGTATCTAAGTATGGAGTCATTGGGCCAAGAGGCTCAAATATAGAAGAGAATGTTATTCAGGCTGAAACTTTTGTAGAAAAGCCATCTATAGAAGAGGCTCCTTCTAACTATGCTATCATGGGGCGTTACGTTCTAAGACCTGAGATTTTTGATATATTGGAGAATTTACCTCCAGGAGCAGGAAACGAAATTCAATTAACGGATGCCATTAAGGTCCTGAATGAAAGTCAAGCGGTTTTAGGGTATAACTTTGATGGGAAAAGGTATGATGTTGGTGATAAATTAGGTTTTATTAAAGCCACTATGGATTTTGCCCTACAACGTGATGATCTGTCTGATGATGTTGCACAATATATAAAAGAGGCATATGAAAAGCTAGTAAGTATGAATAAGATAGGAGTTTAA
- the tuaD gene encoding UDP-glucose 6-dehydrogenase TuaD encodes MKRIAVMGTGYVGLVSGTCFAEIGNQVTCCDIDEGKIQRLNEGIIPIYEPGLEEVVKRNIKEERLTFTTDIPSAIRDAEIVYIGVGTPMAESGEADLTFVKNVAKTIGENLNGYKVIVNKSTVPVGTGKLVQSIIKEHSTGNVEFDVVSNPEFLREGSALEDTMNMERAVIGATSDKAANIIKEIHEPFNTTIISTNLESAEMIKYAANAFLATKISFINDIANICERVGADVTKVAEGMGLDSRIGAKFLQAGIGYGGSCFPKDTRALIHIAEQVDYDFKMMKAVINTNEYQKMKVVTKLKDIISELKGKTIAVLGLAFKPNTDDMRDAPSLEIIPALLKEGAKIQAFDPIAKEAARLHFGDAISYHTDVYETLTNADVCVILTEWKDVLELDLNKVHSLLSKPVIVDGRNCFDLKEAEAANLIYHSIGRPEVNS; translated from the coding sequence ATGAAGAGAATAGCTGTAATGGGAACAGGATATGTTGGATTAGTATCAGGAACATGTTTTGCCGAAATTGGGAATCAGGTCACTTGCTGTGATATTGATGAAGGTAAAATTCAAAGGTTAAATGAAGGTATCATTCCGATATATGAGCCTGGTTTAGAAGAGGTTGTTAAACGCAATATTAAAGAAGAGAGGTTAACGTTTACAACAGATATTCCAAGTGCTATTAGAGATGCAGAAATTGTTTACATTGGTGTAGGAACTCCAATGGCTGAATCAGGAGAAGCTGACTTAACTTTTGTTAAAAACGTCGCAAAAACCATTGGTGAAAATTTAAATGGATATAAGGTCATTGTTAATAAAAGTACGGTTCCAGTTGGGACAGGGAAATTAGTTCAAAGTATTATTAAAGAGCATTCAACTGGAAATGTTGAGTTCGATGTGGTATCTAATCCAGAGTTTTTACGTGAAGGTTCAGCTCTTGAAGATACTATGAACATGGAGAGAGCTGTTATTGGTGCAACTAGTGATAAGGCAGCTAACATTATTAAAGAAATCCACGAACCATTTAATACAACCATCATTTCAACCAATTTGGAAAGTGCAGAAATGATTAAGTATGCAGCAAATGCATTTTTAGCAACAAAGATTTCTTTTATTAATGATATTGCTAATATTTGTGAGCGTGTCGGTGCAGATGTGACTAAGGTTGCTGAAGGCATGGGGTTAGACTCAAGAATTGGAGCGAAATTCCTCCAAGCAGGTATCGGTTATGGCGGTTCGTGTTTCCCGAAAGATACGCGTGCCCTTATTCATATTGCTGAACAAGTTGATTATGATTTTAAAATGATGAAGGCTGTTATAAATACGAACGAGTACCAAAAAATGAAAGTCGTTACAAAGCTCAAAGATATCATTAGTGAATTAAAAGGGAAAACGATTGCTGTATTAGGTCTTGCGTTTAAACCAAACACTGATGATATGAGGGATGCACCTTCGCTAGAAATAATCCCTGCACTATTGAAAGAAGGGGCAAAAATACAAGCCTTTGATCCAATTGCGAAAGAGGCTGCTCGTCTTCATTTCGGTGACGCAATTAGCTACCATACAGACGTTTATGAAACATTAACTAATGCGGATGTTTGTGTTATTTTAACAGAATGGAAAGATGTTCTTGAGTTAGATTTAAACAAAGTTCATTCGCTGCTTTCAAAGCCAGTTATCGTTGATGGAAGAAACTGTTTTGATTTAAAAGAAGCTGAAGCTGCTAATTTAATTTACCATTCCATTGGAAGACCAGAAGTGAATTCGTAA
- a CDS encoding LCP family protein — translation MKREEKRKQDNIQKRKKVLKILVILSLFLFISVGGAAAYVVFKLESVATSSQQDLDRGIKSELRTETVNPSKDNISILLLGEDARPGETRARTDAIVVATFNKSDNSVILTSIPRDTRVEIIGRGTLDKINHAHAFGGVDMTIDTVENLLDIPIDYFVKLNFESFIQVVDALGGVEIEVPFTFREKDTSNQWLTFEEGIRQLNGEAALAYVRMRKHPQGGGDLGRGQRQQQMLKAIIDKSASLSSITRFDDVINAVGDNLTMNLSFGNIVSLHSYANALHDIEMVQIGGNDLMLEGIYYFEPAPESVDDIRQLLRNHLQLENKYVVSPEQEKPIEISAQ, via the coding sequence ATGAAGCGAGAAGAAAAAAGAAAGCAGGACAACATTCAAAAACGAAAAAAAGTCCTGAAAATCTTAGTCATTCTAAGCCTCTTTCTATTCATTTCAGTTGGCGGTGCCGCAGCTTATGTCGTTTTCAAGTTAGAAAGTGTAGCAACAAGTTCTCAACAGGACTTGGATAGAGGGATAAAATCAGAGCTTAGAACCGAAACTGTAAACCCAAGCAAAGATAATATTTCGATTCTCTTATTAGGTGAGGACGCTCGACCTGGTGAAACACGTGCTCGTACGGATGCAATCGTAGTGGCAACGTTCAATAAGAGTGACAATTCAGTTATTCTTACAAGTATACCTCGTGATACGAGAGTCGAAATCATAGGCAGAGGAACGCTCGACAAAATTAACCATGCTCATGCCTTTGGTGGAGTCGATATGACGATCGATACAGTTGAAAATCTATTAGATATTCCGATAGATTATTTCGTTAAGCTAAACTTTGAATCTTTTATTCAAGTCGTAGATGCTCTTGGAGGCGTAGAAATTGAAGTTCCGTTTACGTTTAGAGAGAAGGATACAAGTAATCAGTGGCTTACCTTTGAAGAAGGCATTCGCCAATTAAATGGGGAAGCAGCATTAGCTTACGTTCGTATGAGAAAACACCCTCAAGGCGGCGGTGACCTTGGAAGAGGTCAAAGACAACAACAAATGCTAAAAGCCATTATCGACAAAAGCGCGTCACTTTCATCCATTACCAGGTTTGATGATGTCATTAATGCCGTTGGAGATAACCTTACTATGAATTTATCATTCGGAAACATAGTTTCATTACATTCGTACGCGAATGCATTACATGACATTGAAATGGTACAAATCGGCGGAAATGACTTGATGTTAGAAGGTATTTATTATTTTGAACCAGCCCCCGAATCCGTCGATGACATTAGACAACTGTTACGAAACCATTTACAGTTAGAAAATAAGTATGTGGTTTCACCTGAACAAGAAAAACCCATAGAGATTTCTGCACAATAA